In one window of Nocardioides panacisoli DNA:
- a CDS encoding SRPBCC family protein: protein MDLTHEFTVPTTPEETWEHFQDIAAVAECFPGAQVSETDGETFSGSCKVKLGPIALTYQGSGTFVERDEAARRFVVDAKGKDKRGNGTANAHVTLTMADAPEGTAVTVVTELAITGKPAQFGRGVMQDVSDKLLGQFVTCLEQRLDTPAPAAPGPASPAGEAAPGSSGTPPAAAPATASAPVDPPTAGADALDLGATALPVLWRAYGKQVLGALAALVVLRWLLRRR from the coding sequence GTTCACCGTCCCGACGACGCCGGAGGAGACCTGGGAGCACTTCCAGGACATCGCCGCCGTGGCCGAGTGCTTCCCCGGAGCACAGGTGAGCGAGACCGACGGCGAGACCTTCTCCGGCAGCTGCAAGGTCAAGCTGGGCCCGATCGCGCTGACCTACCAGGGGTCGGGCACCTTCGTGGAGCGCGACGAGGCCGCACGCCGCTTCGTCGTCGACGCCAAGGGCAAGGACAAGCGCGGCAACGGCACGGCGAACGCGCACGTCACCCTCACCATGGCCGACGCCCCGGAGGGCACGGCGGTGACGGTGGTCACCGAGCTGGCGATCACCGGCAAGCCGGCGCAGTTCGGTCGTGGTGTGATGCAGGACGTCTCGGACAAGTTGCTGGGGCAGTTCGTGACCTGCCTCGAGCAACGCCTGGACACGCCGGCCCCGGCGGCGCCGGGGCCGGCGTCACCAGCGGGGGAGGCCGCACCGGGATCGTCCGGGACGCCTCCCGCTGCCGCACCGGCCACCGCGTCGGCACCGGTGGATCCCCCCACCGCCGGTGCCGACGCGCTGGACCTGGGCGCCACCGCGCTGCCCGTGCTGTGGCGCGCCTACGGCAAGCAGGTGCTCGGCGCCCTCGCGGCGCTGGTCGTCCTGCGCTGGCTGCTGCGCCGCCGCTGA
- a CDS encoding vWA domain-containing protein: MTRPTLVLLRRIAIAIAFVAVVLRPEFGERGLASQTSDVEVLVVLDRTRSMAALDYGDRRPRLEGVTQDLRTLVEELPGTRFGLMTWATQARLELPFTTDHQAFLTAVETTRLQDPYDGPGTKVDTPLRALVRELRDAEEQYPDRRRMLVFVSDGENTTGDQPRSFRRLEQFLDGGLVLGYGTPDGAPMPLAADLSDARGNVQADGTDAISRTDRKALRTVARQTGTEFVARTGPGGMRRLAADFSGRFTEESDQRVTAPIDWTWLAGLALFPLLLWELHGHWRTLWEARTTLGPGRRRWRPQEVERS; this comes from the coding sequence ATGACCCGGCCCACGCTCGTCCTGCTGCGGCGCATCGCCATCGCGATCGCCTTCGTGGCGGTCGTGCTGCGCCCCGAGTTCGGTGAGCGGGGCCTGGCCAGCCAGACCTCCGACGTGGAGGTCCTCGTCGTGCTCGACCGGACTCGGTCGATGGCCGCGCTGGACTACGGCGACCGGCGGCCCCGGCTGGAGGGCGTGACCCAGGACCTGCGGACCCTGGTCGAGGAGCTGCCCGGCACCCGGTTCGGGCTGATGACCTGGGCGACCCAGGCCCGACTGGAGCTGCCCTTCACCACCGACCACCAGGCGTTCCTGACCGCCGTGGAGACGACCCGGCTGCAGGACCCCTACGACGGTCCCGGCACGAAGGTGGACACCCCGCTGCGGGCGCTGGTGCGCGAGCTGCGTGACGCCGAGGAGCAGTACCCGGACCGCCGTCGGATGCTGGTCTTCGTCTCCGACGGGGAGAACACCACCGGCGACCAGCCACGCTCCTTCCGGCGGCTCGAGCAGTTCCTCGACGGTGGTCTCGTCCTGGGCTACGGCACGCCCGACGGTGCACCGATGCCGCTGGCGGCCGACCTCTCCGACGCCCGCGGCAACGTCCAGGCCGACGGCACGGACGCGATCTCGCGGACCGACCGCAAGGCGCTGCGGACCGTCGCCCGCCAGACGGGCACCGAGTTCGTGGCCCGCACCGGACCGGGTGGCATGCGGCGGTTGGCGGCGGACTTCTCCGGCCGCTTCACCGAGGAGTCCGACCAGCGGGTGACCGCCCCCATCGACTGGACGTGGCTGGCTGGCCTGGCGCTGTTCCCGCTGCTGCTGTGGGAGCTGCACGGGCACTGGCGCACGCTGTGGGAGGCGCGTACGACGCTCGGTCCCGGCCGCCGGCGGTGGCGCCCGCAGGAGGTGGAGCGGTCGTGA
- a CDS encoding vWA domain-containing protein: MEVTWIGGELGLRWPWLVVALSLLVVALLVLWLRPWRRRAATDPAWVAHAERLRSLPRFRDLVRQRATFGALASVAVLIAIAGTIILGGRVEQQRALDEDVNARDVILCLDASGSMAEYNVEVLQEMQRVVSGLDGERVGLAIWSKATITIFPLTDDYDYAQERLAEAEEAFQGIQGLFTDDADLDRYFEYVAGTQRLDGGADIVSQIGDGLASCVQRFGDLESERGRAIILASDNEPYGQGVFTLEEASQYAVQNQVVVHGIGTEGFEKRAADLTDFEAAVTRTGGLFGHIDDESSAANMVAQINELEAARVDEPPVVQTFDRPLLGIIVTSVGMVLLVGVWVAQWRAGRAARGRP; encoded by the coding sequence ATGGAGGTGACCTGGATCGGCGGCGAGCTCGGCCTGCGGTGGCCGTGGCTGGTGGTGGCGCTGTCGCTGCTGGTGGTGGCGCTGCTGGTGCTGTGGCTGCGGCCGTGGCGTCGCCGCGCGGCGACGGACCCGGCGTGGGTGGCGCACGCGGAGCGGCTGCGGTCACTCCCCCGATTCCGGGACCTGGTGCGGCAGCGGGCGACGTTCGGTGCCCTGGCCAGCGTCGCGGTGCTCATCGCGATCGCCGGCACGATCATCCTGGGCGGTCGTGTCGAGCAACAGCGGGCGCTGGACGAGGACGTCAACGCGCGTGACGTCATCCTGTGCCTGGACGCCTCGGGCTCGATGGCGGAGTACAACGTCGAGGTGCTCCAGGAGATGCAGCGCGTCGTGTCGGGCCTGGACGGCGAGCGGGTCGGCCTGGCGATCTGGAGCAAGGCCACGATCACCATCTTCCCGCTGACCGACGACTACGACTACGCCCAGGAGCGGCTGGCCGAGGCCGAGGAGGCCTTCCAGGGCATCCAGGGCCTCTTCACCGACGACGCCGACCTGGACCGCTACTTCGAGTACGTCGCGGGCACCCAGCGCCTCGACGGCGGCGCCGACATCGTCTCCCAGATCGGCGACGGGCTGGCGTCCTGCGTGCAGCGCTTCGGCGACCTGGAGAGCGAGCGGGGACGCGCGATCATCCTGGCCAGCGACAACGAGCCCTACGGCCAGGGCGTCTTCACCCTCGAGGAGGCGTCGCAGTACGCCGTGCAGAACCAGGTGGTGGTGCACGGCATCGGCACCGAGGGGTTCGAGAAGCGCGCCGCCGACCTGACCGACTTCGAGGCGGCCGTGACCCGCACCGGCGGGCTCTTCGGCCACATCGACGACGAGTCCTCGGCCGCGAACATGGTGGCCCAGATCAACGAGCTCGAGGCGGCCCGGGTCGACGAGCCCCCGGTGGTGCAGACCTTCGACCGGCCGTTGCTGGGGATCATCGTCACCAGCGTCGGGATGGTCCTCCTGGTCGGGGTGTGGGTCGCCCAGTGGCGAGCCGGCCGTGCGGCGCGGGGGCGGCCATGA
- a CDS encoding DUF58 domain-containing protein, protein MSSHLTRVKTHLSLHAHRKVRGMLEGEYASVQVGRGIDFSDLRSYVRGDDVKDIDWKASARTRQLLVKRYVAERKHTILLTVSTGRSMAALNDVDVSKRDLAVFAAGLVGYLAAKHADLVGLVHGDAAEQHVRRAAGGEVHLERLLATVHDATSPTGAASDLGAVLDYVRRAVRRRTIMVVVSDETALSEEVVQLLRRLRVQHEILYLTIGDLDPTAAALPVGAGSGPMVDVDTGREVPEWLRGDARLQQEYAALVATEESTMRRQLDRLGIVHERIHDRDTAVTAVFRLLERHRHARHG, encoded by the coding sequence ATGAGCTCCCACCTCACCCGGGTCAAGACGCACCTGTCACTCCACGCCCACCGCAAGGTGCGCGGCATGTTGGAGGGCGAGTACGCCTCGGTCCAGGTGGGGCGCGGCATCGACTTCAGCGACCTGCGCAGCTACGTGCGCGGGGACGACGTCAAGGACATCGACTGGAAGGCGTCGGCGCGCACGCGCCAGTTGCTGGTCAAGCGCTACGTCGCCGAGCGCAAGCACACCATCCTGCTGACGGTCTCGACCGGCCGGAGCATGGCCGCCCTCAACGACGTCGACGTGAGCAAGCGGGACCTGGCCGTCTTCGCGGCGGGCCTGGTGGGCTACCTCGCCGCCAAGCACGCCGACCTGGTCGGCCTGGTGCACGGCGACGCGGCCGAGCAGCACGTCCGGCGGGCCGCCGGCGGCGAGGTGCACCTGGAGCGCCTGCTGGCGACCGTCCACGACGCCACCTCCCCCACCGGCGCCGCGAGCGACCTCGGCGCGGTGCTCGACTACGTCCGGCGCGCCGTACGCCGCCGCACGATCATGGTGGTGGTCTCCGACGAGACCGCGCTGTCGGAGGAGGTCGTGCAGCTGCTGCGCCGCCTGCGGGTGCAGCACGAGATCCTCTACCTCACCATCGGCGACCTGGACCCCACCGCGGCGGCGCTGCCGGTGGGCGCCGGGTCGGGTCCGATGGTCGACGTCGACACCGGCCGCGAGGTGCCGGAGTGGTTGCGCGGCGACGCCCGCCTCCAGCAGGAGTACGCCGCGCTGGTCGCGACCGAGGAGAGCACGATGCGCCGGCAGCTGGACCGGCTGGGGATCGTCCACGAGCGCATCCACGACCGTGACACCGCGGTGACCGCGGTGTTCCGGCTGCTGGAGAGGCATCGCCATGCTCGTCACGGCTGA
- a CDS encoding AAA family ATPase, which yields MTTTPDTSASAASTMTAAELARATETIEQVSAAFSSRVVGQERVRTALLVALLAEGHILLESVPGLAKTLAASTLARSVDAEFARIQCTPDLLPSDIIGTQVYDPRHHEFETQLGPVHRNFVLLDEINRASAKTQSALLESMQERQTSIAGTIHKLPEPFMVMATQNPLDEEGTYVLPHAQMDRFLLKEVITYPAEADELGVLDRIDDDRLGQHAPELEAVADLVQVRELQALVRRVYVDPAVRRYVVQLIRATRNVSEVVGPELGSYVEIGASPRGSIAFFQAARAMAVVQGRHYVIPEDVRELRHSVLRHRLHLTFEALADRVPPETIIDAVFRAVPTP from the coding sequence ATGACGACCACTCCCGACACCTCCGCCTCGGCGGCCAGCACGATGACCGCCGCCGAGCTGGCGCGGGCCACCGAGACCATCGAGCAGGTCAGCGCGGCGTTCTCGAGCCGTGTCGTGGGCCAGGAGCGCGTGCGCACCGCACTGCTCGTCGCGCTGCTCGCCGAGGGACACATCCTGCTCGAGAGCGTCCCCGGGCTCGCCAAGACGTTGGCCGCCTCGACGTTGGCGCGGTCGGTGGACGCGGAGTTCGCCCGCATCCAGTGCACGCCGGACCTGTTGCCCAGCGACATCATCGGCACCCAGGTCTACGACCCGCGCCACCACGAGTTCGAGACCCAGCTGGGTCCGGTGCACCGCAACTTCGTGCTGCTGGACGAGATCAACCGCGCGAGTGCCAAGACCCAGTCGGCGCTGCTGGAGTCGATGCAGGAGCGGCAGACCTCGATCGCCGGGACGATCCACAAGCTCCCCGAGCCGTTCATGGTGATGGCCACCCAGAACCCGCTGGACGAGGAGGGCACCTATGTCCTCCCCCACGCGCAGATGGACCGCTTCCTGCTCAAGGAGGTCATCACCTACCCCGCCGAGGCCGACGAACTGGGCGTCCTGGACCGCATCGACGACGACCGGCTGGGCCAGCACGCGCCGGAGCTGGAGGCGGTGGCCGACCTGGTCCAGGTCCGTGAGCTGCAGGCACTGGTCCGGCGGGTGTACGTCGACCCGGCGGTGCGCCGCTACGTCGTCCAGCTGATCCGGGCCACCCGCAACGTCAGCGAGGTCGTGGGCCCCGAGCTCGGCTCCTACGTCGAGATCGGGGCGAGCCCCCGCGGCTCGATCGCGTTCTTCCAAGCCGCCCGCGCCATGGCGGTGGTCCAGGGCCGCCACTACGTCATCCCCGAGGACGTCCGCGAGCTGCGCCACAGCGTGCTGCGGCACCGCCTGCACCTCACCTTCGAGGCGCTGGCCGACCGGGTCCCGCCCGAGACGATCATCGACGCGGTGTTCCGCGCCGTCCCGACGCCATGA
- a CDS encoding RDD family protein, whose translation MSTPAPEFATLTRDDLVTGEGVALDLPPASLGVRMASGVIDVVAVALLLLISFLVLGLAALPARDDALMAAAAVAANVITFLVFPTTLETLTRGRSLGKLAMGLRTVRDDAGPITFHHALTRALIGFVEIYALAGVPAFFSMLLSGRGKRLGDYAAGTYVVRDRVRLRLPEPTPMPPHLAGWAHRADVAALPTGVALAVRQFLGRRAQLDPATRHRVAGQLLADVSPYVAPAPPTQAPAEDVLAAVIAVRRERDLQRLQRDEDLRRRLTSSRDFHGGG comes from the coding sequence ATGTCGACGCCGGCCCCGGAGTTCGCGACGCTCACCCGTGACGACCTGGTCACCGGGGAGGGCGTCGCCCTCGACCTGCCCCCGGCCAGCCTGGGCGTGCGGATGGCCTCGGGCGTGATCGACGTGGTGGCGGTGGCGCTGCTCCTGCTGATCTCCTTCCTCGTGCTGGGCCTGGCCGCGCTGCCGGCCCGCGACGACGCGCTGATGGCGGCCGCTGCCGTGGCCGCCAACGTGATCACCTTCCTGGTGTTCCCCACGACGCTGGAGACGCTGACGCGGGGCCGGTCGCTCGGCAAGCTGGCGATGGGGCTGCGGACGGTGCGGGACGACGCGGGCCCGATCACCTTCCACCACGCGCTGACCCGCGCCCTGATCGGCTTCGTCGAGATCTACGCCCTGGCCGGCGTCCCTGCGTTCTTCTCGATGCTGCTCAGCGGCCGCGGCAAGCGGCTCGGCGACTACGCCGCCGGGACGTACGTCGTCCGCGACCGCGTCCGCCTCCGCCTGCCCGAGCCGACCCCGATGCCGCCACACCTGGCGGGGTGGGCGCACCGCGCGGACGTCGCGGCCCTGCCCACCGGGGTGGCGTTGGCGGTGCGGCAGTTCCTGGGCCGCCGCGCGCAGCTGGACCCCGCGACGCGGCACCGGGTCGCCGGTCAGCTCCTGGCCGACGTGTCGCCGTACGTCGCCCCTGCGCCGCCGACGCAGGCACCGGCCGAGGACGTGCTGGCTGCGGTCATCGCGGTCCGGCGCGAGCGCGACCTGCAACGACTCCAGCGCGACGAGGACCTGCGACGCCGTCTCACCTCCTCCCGTGACTTCCACGGGGGTGGGTAG
- a CDS encoding stage II sporulation protein M gives MPRIDLDAYVMAHHHEWQRLEELVRTRRRTGAQADELVDRYQQVATHLSVVRTAAPDGELVAHLSSLLSRARVAMLGARVLHWRAAGRFFTEQFPAALYRMRWWWLGCLAGNVLVTAVMMWWLVGNPTVEQTLMSPGEVDQLVNNDFESYYSENAASAFATRVWINNAWVSGLAIALGILGLPVIWLLFQNIANLAIIGSIMTRADRADLFWGLILPHGLLELTAVFVAGGVGLRLFWSWVEPGDRSRPAALARAGRMAITVALGLVAVLAVSGVIEAFVTPSPLPTWARVGIGILAELVFLAYVFVLGRRAVVRGITGDVAESLLEDRVATQS, from the coding sequence GTGCCCCGCATCGACCTCGACGCCTACGTGATGGCGCACCACCACGAGTGGCAGCGGTTGGAGGAGCTGGTGCGGACCCGGCGCCGGACGGGGGCCCAGGCCGACGAGCTCGTCGACCGCTACCAGCAGGTCGCGACGCACCTGTCCGTCGTACGCACCGCGGCCCCGGACGGGGAGCTGGTGGCCCACCTGTCCTCCCTGCTGAGCCGGGCCCGGGTGGCGATGCTGGGCGCGCGCGTCCTGCACTGGCGTGCCGCGGGGCGGTTCTTCACCGAGCAGTTCCCGGCCGCGCTCTACCGCATGCGGTGGTGGTGGCTCGGCTGCCTGGCCGGCAACGTGCTGGTCACCGCGGTGATGATGTGGTGGCTGGTCGGCAACCCCACGGTCGAGCAGACGTTGATGTCGCCGGGCGAGGTCGACCAGCTGGTCAACAACGACTTCGAGAGCTACTACTCCGAGAACGCCGCCAGCGCCTTCGCGACGCGGGTGTGGATCAACAACGCCTGGGTCTCGGGCCTGGCGATCGCGCTCGGCATCCTCGGGCTGCCGGTGATCTGGCTGCTGTTCCAGAACATCGCGAACCTGGCCATCATCGGCTCGATCATGACCCGCGCGGACCGGGCCGACCTGTTTTGGGGCCTGATCCTGCCGCACGGCCTGTTGGAGCTGACGGCCGTGTTCGTCGCCGGTGGTGTCGGCCTGCGGCTGTTCTGGTCCTGGGTCGAACCGGGGGACCGGTCGCGCCCCGCCGCCCTCGCCCGTGCCGGGCGGATGGCCATCACCGTCGCCCTCGGCCTGGTCGCGGTGCTGGCGGTCAGCGGCGTGATCGAGGCGTTCGTGACCCCGTCGCCCCTGCCGACGTGGGCACGGGTCGGCATCGGCATCCTGGCCGAGCTGGTCTTCCTCGCCTACGTCTTCGTGCTCGGCCGCCGCGCCGTCGTCCGCGGCATCACCGGCGACGTCGCCGAGTCCCTCCTCGAGGACCGCGTCGCCACCCAGTCCTGA
- a CDS encoding DUF58 domain-containing protein → MAISGRVPLLLLLGVGAVVLRPLAGTAWLWLLGVLVLVGLDLLLARSPARTTLHRREVGSVRLGEETASTVVVGNDASRRVHLEVRDAWQPSAGATGNRARFSLPAAGHDTLHTGLRPTRRGDLAADGVTVRSWGPLRLAARQRTFPVPGTVRSLPPFESRKHLPSRLARLRELDGRAAVRVRGQGTEFDSLREYVRGDDVRSIDWRASARSAQVVVRTWQPERDRRVVLVLDTSRTAAGRVDDVPRLDAAMDAALLLAALASRAGDRVDFVAGDRQVRSRRRLTGARDVAGRLQDAMAPLAAEIVEADWDALASAVQQFGKQRALVVLLTPLEPSAITESLLPVLPVLTNHHRVVLASVRDPELSRMARERSSVATAYDAAAAESELARRADLAEVLGRLGVDVLDADAASLPPRLADHYLSLKARGLL, encoded by the coding sequence ATGGCGATCTCCGGTCGGGTCCCGCTGCTGCTCCTGCTCGGGGTGGGCGCGGTCGTGCTGCGCCCGCTGGCGGGCACCGCGTGGCTGTGGCTGCTCGGCGTGCTGGTGCTGGTGGGCCTCGACCTGCTGCTGGCGAGGTCGCCGGCGCGGACCACGCTGCACCGCCGCGAGGTCGGCAGCGTGCGGCTCGGCGAGGAGACGGCATCGACGGTCGTGGTCGGCAACGATGCGAGCCGCCGGGTCCACCTGGAGGTCCGCGACGCGTGGCAGCCCTCCGCCGGGGCGACCGGCAACCGGGCGCGGTTCTCGCTGCCGGCGGCCGGCCACGACACGCTCCACACCGGCCTGCGACCGACGCGCCGTGGTGACCTGGCCGCGGACGGGGTGACGGTGCGCAGCTGGGGGCCGCTGCGACTGGCCGCCCGGCAGCGCACGTTTCCCGTGCCGGGCACGGTCCGCTCCCTGCCGCCGTTCGAGTCGCGCAAGCACCTGCCGTCGCGGCTCGCGCGGCTGCGCGAGCTCGACGGCCGCGCCGCGGTCCGGGTACGCGGCCAGGGCACCGAGTTCGACTCACTGCGCGAGTACGTCCGTGGCGACGACGTCCGCTCCATCGACTGGCGTGCCTCGGCGCGGTCCGCACAGGTCGTGGTGCGCACCTGGCAGCCCGAACGGGACCGCCGCGTGGTGCTGGTGCTCGACACCTCGCGTACGGCGGCCGGGCGGGTCGACGACGTCCCCCGGCTGGACGCGGCCATGGACGCCGCGCTGCTGCTGGCCGCCCTCGCCTCGCGCGCGGGGGACCGCGTCGACTTCGTCGCCGGCGACCGGCAGGTGCGGTCGCGGCGGCGCCTGACCGGTGCCCGGGACGTGGCCGGCCGACTCCAGGACGCGATGGCTCCGCTGGCCGCCGAGATCGTCGAGGCCGACTGGGACGCGCTGGCCAGTGCCGTGCAGCAGTTCGGCAAGCAGCGCGCCCTCGTGGTGCTGCTGACCCCGTTGGAGCCCTCGGCGATCACCGAGTCGCTGCTGCCCGTGCTGCCGGTGCTGACCAACCACCACCGCGTGGTGCTCGCCTCCGTCCGCGATCCCGAGTTGTCGCGGATGGCCCGGGAGCGCTCCTCCGTCGCGACGGCGTACGACGCGGCGGCGGCGGAGTCGGAGCTGGCCCGCCGCGCCGACCTCGCCGAGGTGCTGGGTCGGCTCGGCGTCGACGTCCTCGACGCCGACGCTGCCTCCCTCCCGCCGCGCCTGGCCGACCACTACCTCTCGCTGAAGGCCCGCGGCCTGCTGTAG
- a CDS encoding AAA family ATPase, with protein MTDAYPPPPPGTQPVSPDPTPAEDGPRGRLLAVRREVAKAVVGQDSAVSGLLVALLCEGHVLMEGVPGTAKTLLVRSLAASLSVDTRRVQFTPDLMPGDITGSLVIDSQRGGELTFREGPVFTNLLLADEINRTPPKTQSALLEAMEEGQVSADGATRPLPRPFLVAATQNPVEHEGTYPLPEAQLDRFLLKLELPVPPRQDEVTILTRHADGFDPRDIAAAGVTPVAGADDIAAGQRAVREVQVSAEVAAYIVDVARATRESPSLSFGVSPRGATALLRAARAWAWLSGRDFVTPDDVKALARATLAHRLGLRPEAELEGVDAAQVLESALGSVPVPR; from the coding sequence ATGACCGACGCCTACCCACCCCCGCCGCCCGGCACCCAGCCGGTCTCCCCCGACCCCACGCCCGCCGAGGACGGGCCCCGCGGCCGCCTGCTCGCCGTACGCCGAGAGGTCGCCAAGGCCGTGGTCGGCCAGGACTCGGCGGTCTCGGGCCTGCTCGTGGCGCTGCTGTGCGAGGGCCACGTGCTGATGGAGGGCGTGCCGGGCACGGCCAAGACGCTGCTGGTGCGCAGCCTCGCGGCATCGCTGTCGGTCGACACCCGACGGGTGCAGTTCACCCCCGACCTGATGCCGGGTGACATCACCGGCTCGCTGGTCATCGACTCCCAGCGCGGCGGTGAGCTGACCTTCCGCGAGGGTCCGGTGTTCACCAACCTGCTGCTCGCCGACGAGATCAACCGCACGCCGCCCAAGACCCAGTCCGCGCTGCTGGAGGCGATGGAGGAGGGCCAGGTCTCCGCCGACGGCGCGACGCGGCCGCTCCCCCGGCCGTTCCTGGTGGCCGCCACGCAGAACCCCGTCGAGCACGAGGGCACCTACCCGCTGCCCGAGGCGCAGCTGGACCGCTTCCTGCTCAAGCTCGAGCTGCCGGTGCCGCCGCGGCAGGACGAGGTCACCATCCTCACCCGGCACGCCGACGGGTTCGACCCGCGCGACATCGCCGCCGCGGGCGTGACGCCCGTGGCCGGTGCCGACGACATCGCCGCCGGACAGCGTGCGGTCCGCGAGGTGCAGGTCTCGGCCGAGGTGGCGGCGTACATCGTCGACGTGGCGCGGGCGACGCGGGAGTCGCCGTCGCTGTCCTTCGGCGTCAGCCCCCGCGGCGCGACCGCACTGCTGCGGGCCGCACGGGCGTGGGCGTGGCTGTCGGGTCGCGACTTCGTCACGCCCGACGACGTGAAGGCGTTGGCCCGCGCGACGCTCGCGCACCGGCTGGGCCTGCGCCCGGAGGCCGAGCTCGAGGGCGTCGACGCGGCGCAGGTGCTGGAGTCGGCGCTCGGATCGGTCCCGGTGCCGCGGTGA